One genomic region from Salvelinus fontinalis isolate EN_2023a chromosome 18, ASM2944872v1, whole genome shotgun sequence encodes:
- the cdk2 gene encoding cyclin-dependent kinase 2 yields the protein MESFQKVEKIGEGTYGVVYKAKNKVTGETVALKKIRLDTETEGVPSTAIREISLLKELSHPNIVELRDVIHTENKLYLVFEFLHQDLKKFMDSSSVSGIALPLVKSYLFQLLQGLAFCHSHRVLHRDLKPQNLLINAQGEIKLADFGLARAFGVPVRTYTHEVVTLWYRAPEILLGCKYYSTAVDIWSLGCIFAEMITRRALFPGDSEIDQLFRIFRTLGTPDEAAWPGVTSMPDYKPSFPKWARQELSKVVPPLDDDGRELLGQMLAYDPNKRISAKNALVHRFFRDVTMPMPHLRL from the exons ATGGAATCATTTCAGAAAGTGGAAAAGATTGGAGAAGGGACGTACGGAGTCGTGTACAAGGCAAAGAACAAAGTCACTGGAGAGACCGTTGCCCTCAAGAAAATCAGACTAGACAC GGAAACAGAGGGAGTACCAAGCACTGCCATCCGAGAGATATCACTCCTCAAAGAGCTCAGCCACCCAAATATTGTTGA GCTCCGTGATGTCATCCACACAGAGAACAAACTGTACCTGGTATTTGAGTTCCTACATCAGGACCTCAAGAAGTTCATggactcctcctctgtctctggtATCGCTTTGCCACTTGTCAAG AGTTACCTGTTCCAGCTGCTACAGGGCCTGGCCTTCTGTCACTCCCACAGGGTTCTCCATCGGGACCTGAAGCCCCAGAACCTGCTCATCAATGCCCAGGGGGAGATCAAGCTTGCTGACTTCGGTCTGGCTAGGGCCTTCGGGGTGCCTGTCCGCACCTACACTCATGAG GTGGTAACTCTATGGTACCGAGCTCCAGAAATTCTCTTGGGCTGCAAATACTACTCTACAGCTGTTGACATCTGGAGTTTGGGGTGCATCTTTGCTGAAATG ATCACTAGGAGGGCCTTGTTTCCAGGTGACTCCGAGATCGATCAGCTGTTCCGAATCTTCCGTACCCTGGGTACTCCGGATGAGGCGGCCTGGCCAGGGGTCACCTCCATGCCCGACTACAAGCCCTCCTTCCCAAAGTGGGCCCGGCAGGAGCTGTCCAAAGTGGTGCCCCCTCTGGATGACGACGGGAGAGAGCTTCTTGGG caaatgcTGGCCTATGACCCAAACAAGAGGATATCTGCTAAAAATGCCCTCGTCCATCGGTTCTTCCGTGACGTCACCATGCCAATGCCACACCTACGACTGTga